In one window of Opitutus sp. GAS368 DNA:
- a CDS encoding efflux transporter outer membrane subunit, which yields MKARLLFPRLALPLALLALAGCALGPDYRRPAVTAPAFKESGDWQPAAPAAEQPRGKWWEAFGDPVLNDLQDKLEANSNTLLAAQAQYRQVLDAVTVAYSALYPAVNATGSATRDRSAAKNATPAQIQNSFGAGLAASWELDLWGTVRRGLEAGRATAAASAADLESVRLSLHATLAQTYFSLRVADTQQRLYDRTVAEYARSLQMTHNRYAAGVDTRADVATAEAQLKTAQAQAIDLSLTRAQLEHAIAVLLGQPPAGFSLAPADLSVAPPAVPALIPSQQLERRPDIAAAERRLAAASAGIGIAQGGYFPVISLTGSAGYSGSKLAGLFSTPNEIWSVGGSALAPLFNAGKTRAQVAAAHAAYEASLATYRQTVLTAFQEVEDNLAATNLLAREAAVQDEAVAAARQSTAITLNQYKAGAISYLEVVTAQSTQLTAERTAVQLLGRRLNAGVTLLKAAGGDWHDAAGVAPAAK from the coding sequence ATGAAAGCCCGACTTCTTTTTCCCCGCCTTGCCCTGCCGCTCGCGCTGCTCGCCCTCGCCGGCTGCGCCCTCGGACCCGACTACCGGCGTCCGGCGGTGACCGCGCCGGCCTTCAAGGAATCCGGCGACTGGCAGCCCGCCGCGCCGGCGGCGGAACAGCCGCGCGGCAAATGGTGGGAGGCCTTCGGCGATCCCGTGCTCAACGACCTGCAGGACAAACTCGAGGCGAACAGCAACACCCTGCTCGCCGCCCAGGCGCAGTATCGGCAGGTGCTGGACGCCGTGACGGTCGCCTATTCCGCGCTTTATCCGGCGGTCAACGCCACCGGCTCGGCCACCCGCGACCGGTCCGCCGCCAAGAACGCCACGCCCGCCCAGATCCAGAATTCCTTCGGCGCCGGCCTCGCCGCAAGCTGGGAACTCGATCTCTGGGGCACGGTGCGCCGCGGCCTGGAAGCCGGCCGCGCCACCGCCGCCGCGAGCGCTGCCGACCTGGAATCCGTCCGCCTCAGCCTGCACGCCACCCTGGCCCAGACCTATTTTTCGCTGCGGGTCGCCGACACGCAACAGCGGCTTTATGACCGCACGGTCGCCGAATACGCGCGCTCGCTGCAGATGACCCATAACCGCTACGCCGCCGGCGTCGACACCCGCGCCGACGTCGCGACCGCCGAGGCCCAGCTCAAGACGGCCCAGGCCCAGGCCATCGATCTCAGCCTGACCCGCGCGCAGCTCGAGCACGCCATCGCCGTGTTGCTCGGCCAGCCCCCGGCGGGTTTCTCGCTGGCGCCCGCCGACCTGAGCGTGGCGCCGCCGGCCGTGCCGGCGCTGATTCCCTCGCAGCAGCTGGAGCGCCGGCCCGACATCGCCGCGGCGGAGCGCCGCCTCGCCGCCGCCAGCGCCGGCATCGGCATCGCCCAGGGCGGCTACTTCCCGGTCATCTCCCTCACCGGCTCGGCCGGCTACTCGGGCTCGAAGCTGGCCGGGCTTTTCTCCACGCCGAACGAGATCTGGTCGGTCGGGGGCTCCGCGCTCGCCCCGCTCTTCAACGCCGGCAAGACCCGCGCGCAGGTCGCTGCCGCCCATGCCGCCTACGAGGCAAGCCTCGCCACCTACCGCCAGACCGTGCTCACGGCCTTCCAGGAGGTGGAGGACAATCTCGCCGCCACCAACCTCCTCGCCCGCGAGGCCGCGGTGCAGGACGAGGCGGTCGCCGCCGCCCGGCAGTCCACAGCCATCACGCTCAATCAATACAAGGCGGGCGCCATCAGCTATCTCGAGGTCGTGACGGCCCAGTCCACCCAGCTCACCGCCGAGCGCACCGCGGTGCAATTGCTCGGCCGTCGCTTGAACGCGGGTGTCACGCTCCTCAAGGCCGCCGGCGGGGACTGGCACGATGCCGCGGGCGTGGCGCCCGCGGCGAAGTGA
- a CDS encoding efflux RND transporter periplasmic adaptor subunit: MKKVLFALILLGLVAAGYFYYIRYVEEAKAPEFSTTTVSKGALTQTVTATGDLAPVLNVNVSSQISGNILKLYVDWNSPVKQGQVLAELDPSSYKTALLQSEGQLANAKANYQLMLANARRSRELFAKNLIAQSDLDTVEAQLAQADAQVQIQNANNETAKVNLSRCTIYSPIDGTVISRQVDVGNTVAASLSAPTLFIIANDLRNMQIDAAVSEADIGNIEVGQAVNFTVDAYPNRQFRGTVSQIRNSPKTSQNVVIYDTMIDVRNDDLKLRPGMTANASIVVASRPNAFRIANSALRVRLPDGVTALPVADAVKPGATPVEGATRPATDEERRKLMADAGFVRGNGPPSPEVIARIAQLAKERGLELPAFGGRGGGNRDASSNAPVTRTLYKLVGDPKDGRLQAVNVKLGITDSIVTEVLDGLQEKDVVVTGVSLPSAKAQAPQGNNPFSGGRRF; encoded by the coding sequence ATGAAAAAAGTCCTCTTTGCCCTCATCCTCCTCGGTCTGGTCGCGGCCGGCTATTTCTATTACATCCGCTACGTCGAGGAGGCGAAGGCACCTGAGTTTTCCACGACGACGGTGTCCAAGGGCGCCCTCACGCAGACGGTCACCGCGACGGGCGACCTCGCCCCGGTGCTGAACGTCAATGTCAGCAGCCAGATTTCCGGCAACATCCTCAAACTCTACGTGGATTGGAACTCGCCCGTGAAGCAGGGCCAGGTACTCGCCGAACTCGACCCCTCGAGCTACAAGACCGCCCTGCTCCAGTCGGAGGGCCAGCTCGCCAACGCCAAGGCCAACTATCAGCTCATGCTCGCCAACGCCAGGCGCTCGCGGGAGCTTTTCGCGAAGAATCTCATCGCGCAGAGCGACCTCGACACCGTGGAGGCCCAGCTCGCCCAGGCCGACGCCCAGGTCCAGATCCAGAACGCGAACAACGAGACGGCCAAGGTCAACCTGAGCCGTTGCACCATCTACTCGCCGATCGACGGCACGGTGATTTCGCGCCAGGTCGACGTCGGCAACACCGTCGCCGCCAGCCTCAGCGCGCCCACGCTCTTCATCATCGCCAATGACCTTCGCAACATGCAGATCGACGCCGCCGTCTCCGAGGCGGACATCGGCAACATTGAGGTCGGCCAGGCGGTGAACTTCACCGTCGACGCCTATCCCAACCGGCAGTTCCGCGGCACCGTTTCCCAGATCCGCAATTCGCCGAAGACCTCGCAGAACGTCGTCATCTACGACACCATGATCGACGTCCGCAATGACGACCTGAAGTTGCGGCCGGGCATGACCGCCAACGCCTCCATCGTCGTCGCCAGCCGCCCGAACGCGTTCCGCATCGCCAACAGCGCGCTGCGCGTCCGCCTGCCCGACGGCGTGACCGCGCTGCCGGTGGCCGACGCCGTCAAGCCCGGCGCCACCCCGGTCGAGGGCGCCACGCGGCCCGCGACCGACGAGGAGCGCCGCAAGCTGATGGCCGACGCGGGCTTCGTCCGCGGCAACGGCCCGCCCTCCCCCGAGGTCATCGCCAGGATCGCCCAGCTGGCCAAGGAACGCGGGCTCGAGTTGCCCGCCTTCGGCGGACGCGGCGGCGGCAATCGCGATGCCAGCAGCAACGCGCCCGTCACGCGCACCCTCTACAAGCTCGTGGGCGACCCGAAGGACGGCCGGCTCCAGGCCGTGAACGTGAAGCTGGGCATCACCGACAGCATCGTCACCGAGGTGCTCGACGGCCTGCAGGAAAAGGACGTCGTTGTCACCGGCGTGAGTCTGCCCAGCGCCAAGGCACAGGCCCCGCAGGGCAACAACCCCTTCAGCGGCGGCCGGCGTTTCTGA
- a CDS encoding ABC transporter ATP-binding protein has product MAPVVQLKDIHKIYDSGEVKVHAVRGISLELQRGEFMAIMGASGSGKSTLMNTLGCLDRPTKGTYLLDGVDVSGLDRNQLADLRNEKLGFVFQGFNLLARTTALENVELPMLYGKHRGSSAKLRERAMHCLDIVGLANRADHFPSQLSGGQQQRVAIARALVNEPQVLLADEPTGNLDSKTSIEVLGVFQQLNDQGITIVMVTHELDIAHYCRRNLIVRDGKVVNDIQVANRFIADVELKKILEAEAAAKLTGSD; this is encoded by the coding sequence ATGGCCCCCGTCGTTCAGCTCAAGGACATCCATAAGATCTACGACTCCGGCGAGGTGAAGGTGCACGCCGTGCGCGGCATCTCGCTCGAGCTCCAGCGCGGCGAGTTCATGGCGATCATGGGCGCCTCCGGCTCCGGCAAGTCCACCCTCATGAACACGCTCGGCTGCCTCGACCGGCCGACGAAAGGCACCTATCTGCTCGACGGGGTCGACGTCAGCGGCCTCGACCGCAACCAGCTCGCCGACCTGCGCAACGAGAAGCTCGGGTTCGTGTTCCAGGGCTTCAACCTGCTCGCCCGCACCACCGCCCTGGAAAACGTCGAGCTGCCGATGCTTTACGGCAAGCACCGCGGCTCTTCCGCCAAGCTGCGCGAGCGGGCCATGCACTGCCTCGACATCGTCGGCCTCGCGAACCGCGCCGACCACTTCCCCAGCCAGCTCTCGGGCGGCCAGCAGCAGCGCGTGGCCATCGCCCGCGCCCTGGTCAACGAACCCCAGGTGCTCCTCGCTGACGAGCCCACCGGCAACCTCGATTCCAAGACCTCCATCGAGGTGCTGGGCGTCTTTCAGCAACTCAACGACCAGGGCATCACCATCGTCATGGTCACGCACGAGCTCGACATCGCCCACTACTGCCGGCGCAACCTCATCGTCCGCGACGGCAAGGTCGTGAACGACATCCAGGTCGCCAATCGCTTCATCGCCGACGTCGAGCTGAAGAAGATCCTCGAGGCCGAGGCCGCCGCGAAGCTCACCGGCTCCGACTGA
- a CDS encoding peptidase S10: MKTLRLLPCLLLLSLVLTARAEDEPKEKEKGGDKPAAPAEVKEPKLSVTEHEITINGKVIKYKATAGYLVLKDDKDKPRANIFFVAYTKSDEPDAAKRPLMFSFNGGPGSASIWLHMGALGPKRVVMTDKGESLPPPYKWQDNEFSWLDETDLVFIDPVTTGYSRPAKDVDAKQFHGFTGDIESVADFIRLWTTRNERWTSPKFLVGESYGTTRAAGLSDYLQQKYTLYLNGIILISSIMNFETASFAPGNDLPYQLFLPTYSAAAFYHGKLKGDYAKDLQATLARAKEFAAKDYTLALMQGDGLSAADRDKTAKELASLTGLPLDYITKQNLRVNIFQFVTELRKDENRTIGRLDSRISGIAPGAGGDGGIGGAAGFFDPSLEAINGGYTNAFNDYARRELKYENDLPYDILTGNVQPWSYANAQNQYLNVAQTLKAAMTKNTFLKVWIANGYYDLATPFFATEYTVKHMGLDPAVRNNIKLTYYEAGHMMYIHLDSIKKLKADFSAYMADTLKSAGVK, encoded by the coding sequence ATGAAAACACTACGCCTGCTACCGTGTCTGTTGCTGCTGTCGTTGGTCCTCACCGCCCGGGCGGAGGACGAACCGAAGGAAAAGGAAAAGGGCGGCGACAAACCCGCTGCGCCCGCCGAGGTGAAGGAACCCAAGCTCTCGGTGACCGAGCACGAGATCACGATCAACGGCAAGGTCATCAAATACAAGGCCACCGCCGGCTACCTCGTCCTCAAGGACGACAAGGACAAGCCCCGCGCCAACATTTTCTTCGTCGCTTACACCAAGTCCGACGAGCCCGACGCCGCGAAGCGCCCGCTCATGTTCTCCTTCAACGGCGGCCCCGGTTCCGCGTCCATCTGGCTGCACATGGGCGCCCTCGGGCCGAAGCGCGTTGTCATGACCGACAAGGGCGAGTCGCTGCCGCCGCCCTACAAGTGGCAGGACAACGAGTTCTCCTGGCTCGACGAGACCGACCTCGTGTTCATCGACCCGGTCACGACCGGCTACAGCCGCCCCGCGAAGGACGTTGACGCGAAACAATTCCACGGCTTCACCGGTGATATCGAGTCGGTGGCCGACTTCATCCGGCTCTGGACGACGCGCAACGAGCGCTGGACCTCGCCGAAGTTCCTCGTCGGCGAAAGCTACGGCACGACGCGCGCCGCCGGCCTTTCCGACTACCTGCAGCAGAAATACACCCTCTACCTCAACGGCATCATCCTGATCTCCTCGATCATGAACTTCGAGACGGCGAGCTTCGCCCCGGGCAACGACCTGCCGTATCAGCTCTTCCTGCCGACCTACAGCGCCGCCGCCTTCTACCACGGCAAGCTCAAGGGCGACTACGCGAAGGACCTGCAGGCCACCCTGGCCCGCGCGAAGGAATTCGCCGCCAAGGACTACACGCTCGCGCTCATGCAGGGCGACGGCCTGTCCGCCGCCGACCGCGACAAGACGGCCAAGGAACTGGCCTCCCTCACCGGCCTCCCGCTCGACTACATCACGAAGCAGAACCTCCGGGTGAACATCTTCCAGTTCGTCACCGAGCTGCGGAAGGACGAAAACCGCACGATCGGCCGGCTCGACAGCCGCATCAGCGGCATCGCGCCCGGCGCGGGCGGCGATGGCGGCATCGGCGGGGCGGCCGGCTTCTTCGACCCGAGCCTCGAGGCCATCAACGGCGGCTACACGAACGCGTTCAACGACTACGCCCGCCGCGAGCTGAAATACGAGAACGACCTGCCCTACGACATCCTCACGGGCAACGTGCAGCCGTGGAGCTACGCCAACGCGCAGAACCAATACCTCAATGTCGCCCAGACCCTGAAGGCCGCGATGACGAAGAACACGTTTCTGAAGGTCTGGATCGCCAACGGCTATTACGACCTCGCCACGCCGTTCTTTGCCACGGAATACACCGTGAAGCACATGGGCCTCGACCCGGCGGTGCGGAACAACATCAAGCTGACCTACTATGAGGCCGGCCACATGATGTATATCCACCTCGACTCGATAAAAAAGCTGAAGGCCGATTTCAGCGCCTACATGGCCGACACGCTCAAGTCCGCCGGGGTGAAGTAA
- a CDS encoding ABC transporter permease: protein MRIGSTVTVSLRALRRNTMRSILTALGIIIGVGAVIAMVSIGNGAKSTVEAQIASLGQNVLLIFSGSFNQGGARSGAFGAGTLTIEDAEAIARETPNLAGISPEVRANAQVLANGLNWSTNIFGESADYLNIRQWPLTEGAMFSDQDIRSVGKVAVIGQTIVKQLYPDGDPIGQTLRIRNQPFRVIGVLLGKGLSVQGSDQDDVVIIPYTSAMKRVTKQTMLRSINVQAATADTIDDVQNYITALLRQRHRTTEQTDDFTVRNQQEIAAAATATSQTLTLLLAAIAGVSLVVGGIGIMNIMLVSVTERTREIGIRMAVGAHGSDVLLQFLIEAVILSSMGGIIGILLGIASSQLVSKFNGWPVLVSTSSIIVAFVFSAAVGVFFGFYPARKASQLDPIDALRYE, encoded by the coding sequence ATGCGCATCGGCTCCACCGTCACCGTTTCCCTCCGGGCCCTCCGGCGCAACACCATGCGCTCCATCCTTACCGCGCTGGGCATCATCATCGGCGTCGGCGCCGTCATCGCCATGGTCAGCATCGGCAACGGCGCGAAGTCCACCGTCGAGGCGCAGATCGCCAGCCTCGGCCAGAACGTGCTCCTGATCTTCTCCGGCAGCTTCAACCAGGGCGGCGCGCGCAGCGGCGCCTTCGGGGCCGGCACGCTGACCATCGAGGACGCCGAGGCCATCGCCCGGGAGACGCCCAATCTCGCCGGCATCAGCCCCGAGGTCCGCGCCAACGCCCAGGTGCTCGCCAACGGCCTCAACTGGTCCACCAACATTTTCGGCGAAAGCGCCGACTACCTGAACATCCGCCAGTGGCCGCTCACGGAAGGGGCCATGTTCTCCGACCAGGACATCCGCAGCGTCGGCAAGGTGGCCGTCATCGGCCAGACCATCGTCAAGCAGCTCTATCCCGACGGCGACCCCATCGGGCAGACCCTGCGCATCCGCAACCAGCCGTTCCGCGTGATCGGTGTCCTGCTGGGCAAGGGCCTCTCGGTGCAGGGTTCCGACCAGGACGACGTGGTCATCATTCCCTACACGAGCGCCATGAAGCGCGTCACCAAGCAGACCATGCTGCGCTCGATCAACGTGCAGGCGGCCACGGCCGACACCATCGACGACGTCCAGAATTACATCACCGCGCTGCTCCGCCAGCGCCACCGCACGACGGAGCAGACCGACGACTTCACCGTCCGCAACCAGCAGGAGATCGCGGCGGCCGCCACCGCCACCTCCCAGACGCTCACGCTGCTGCTTGCCGCCATCGCCGGCGTGTCCCTCGTCGTCGGCGGCATCGGCATCATGAACATCATGCTCGTGTCGGTGACCGAGCGCACGCGGGAGATCGGCATCCGCATGGCCGTCGGGGCGCACGGCAGCGACGTGCTGCTGCAATTCCTCATCGAGGCGGTCATCCTCAGCTCGATGGGCGGCATCATCGGCATCCTGCTCGGCATCGCTTCTTCGCAGCTCGTTTCCAAATTCAACGGCTGGCCGGTGCTGGTGTCGACCAGCTCGATCATTGTCGCCTTTGTGTTCAGCGCCGCGGTCGGCGTGTTCTTCGGCTTCTATCCGGCGCGCAAGGCCTCCCAGCTCGATCCAATCGACGCCCTGCGCTACGAATAG
- a CDS encoding sigma-54 dependent transcriptional regulator: MAANDPAPHRILVADDQPDVLEALRLLLKAEGYQIETVKSPAAVLKAIEARDFSLAIIDLNYARDTTSGQEGLDLLAKLQAADVTLPVVVMTAWASVEIAVEAMRRGAKDFITKPWENPRLLTIVKTQIELAGAVRAYRRLEQENQILRGKGGPNLIAQSAAMRPVLEIISRVGPSDANVLITGENGTGKGVVAQALHAVSVRAGKAFIAVNMGGLPEGVFESELFGHVRGAFTDAKVDRAGRFELADSGTLFMDEIGNIPMSQQAKILRTLETGEFERVGSSRTSRTNVRLISATNSDLNAEVAAGKFRQDLLFRLNTIHLHLPPLRERREDIPLLAQHFLKAHVARYSKPITGFDDAALEAMKNYSWPGNVRELDHSVERGVLMAQGKVVRAPDLGLNAGQSAPRLEDMSLEEVESFLIKKTLARCDGNARKAAEELGLSRSAFYRRLERYKL; encoded by the coding sequence ATGGCCGCCAACGATCCTGCACCCCACCGCATCCTGGTTGCGGACGACCAGCCCGACGTGCTCGAAGCCCTGCGCCTCCTCCTGAAGGCCGAAGGCTACCAGATCGAGACCGTCAAGTCACCCGCCGCCGTGCTGAAGGCGATCGAGGCCCGTGATTTCAGCCTCGCCATCATCGATCTTAATTACGCGCGGGATACGACGTCAGGCCAGGAAGGCCTGGACCTGCTCGCCAAGCTGCAGGCGGCCGATGTCACCCTGCCGGTCGTGGTCATGACGGCCTGGGCCAGCGTCGAGATCGCCGTCGAGGCCATGCGCCGCGGGGCCAAGGATTTCATCACCAAGCCCTGGGAAAACCCCCGCCTCCTGACCATCGTCAAGACCCAGATCGAGCTGGCCGGCGCCGTCCGCGCCTACCGCCGTCTCGAGCAGGAAAACCAGATTCTCCGCGGCAAGGGCGGCCCCAACCTCATCGCGCAGTCCGCCGCCATGCGCCCGGTGCTGGAGATCATTTCCCGGGTCGGCCCGTCCGATGCCAACGTTCTCATCACCGGCGAAAACGGCACCGGCAAGGGTGTCGTCGCCCAGGCGCTGCACGCCGTGTCCGTCCGCGCCGGCAAGGCTTTCATCGCCGTCAACATGGGCGGCCTGCCCGAGGGCGTGTTCGAGAGCGAACTCTTCGGCCATGTCCGCGGCGCGTTCACCGACGCCAAGGTCGACCGCGCCGGCCGCTTCGAACTCGCCGACAGCGGCACGCTGTTCATGGACGAGATCGGCAACATCCCGATGAGCCAGCAGGCGAAGATCCTGCGCACGCTCGAGACCGGCGAGTTCGAGCGCGTCGGCTCCTCCCGCACCAGCCGCACCAACGTCCGCCTCATCTCCGCCACCAACTCCGACCTCAACGCCGAGGTCGCCGCCGGCAAGTTCCGCCAGGATCTCCTCTTCCGGCTCAACACGATCCACCTCCACCTGCCGCCGCTGCGCGAGCGCCGCGAGGACATCCCGCTGCTCGCCCAGCATTTCCTGAAGGCCCACGTCGCCCGCTACAGCAAGCCGATCACCGGCTTCGACGATGCGGCGCTCGAGGCGATGAAGAATTATTCCTGGCCCGGCAACGTCCGCGAGCTCGACCATTCCGTCGAGCGCGGCGTGCTCATGGCGCAGGGCAAGGTCGTGCGCGCGCCCGATCTCGGCCTGAACGCCGGCCAGTCCGCCCCGCGCCTCGAGGACATGAGCCTCGAGGAGGTCGAGTCCTTCCTGATCAAGAAAACCCTCGCCCGCTGCGACGGCAACGCCCGCAAGGCCGCCGAGGAACTCGGCCTCAGCCGCAGCGCGTTCTACCGGCGCCTGGAGCGCTACAAGCTGTAA
- a CDS encoding multidrug efflux RND transporter permease subunit, with protein sequence MTISEPFIRRPIATTLLTIGVALAGILAYNLLPVSPLPQVDYPSVSVSANLPGASPETMASTVATPLERALGRIAGVNEMTSSSSLGSTNINLQFDLNRDIDGAARDVQAAINAARSLLPTGLPSNPVYRKSNSAESPMVIFSLTSATMSQGEMYDAASTILAQTLAQVDGVGQVDVGGSSLPAVRVELNPTVLNRYGIPTATVRAAIASTNANRPKGSLDGSNRHWQIAANDQAKKAADYMPIIVAYRKGAAVRLGDIATVTDSVQDLRNAGMSDGRPAVLVLVRRQPGANVIATADRVKALLPVLRASIPASINIDISVDTTTSIRASVRDVERTLLISVSLVILVVFLFLRRWRAAVIPAVAVPVSLIGTFGIMYLCGYSLDNLSLMALTIATGFVVDDAVVVLENVSRHIEAGMKPLAAALQGAREVGFTVLSMSISLCAVFVPILLMGGIIGRLFREFAVTLSTAILVSLVVSLSTTPMMCARVLQPAGENPPGRFSRYIEELFNRLLGFYERTLRWSLRHHRLMLFSLLVTVGLNVWLYVIIPKGLMPQQDTGRISGSLIADQSISFQAMKAKLSDYVAIVKADPDVEHVVAFTGGGQRNNAFFFVNLKPLGIRLLSADLVIARLRRKLAHMPGATLFLQANQDVRIGSHRTNAQYQYTLSADDLAELRDWEPRIRTALSALPEIVDVSTDAQDLGLQTSLVIDRNAAARLGVSIATLDSTLNDLFGQRQVSTIYNPLNQYHVVMEVSPEYWQSPTELDNTYVASTTGKLVPLSALAHWQPTNTSLAVNHVSQFVSTTVSFNLPPGGSLSAAAKAVENALARIGVPSTIHGSFQGTAQAYQDAIGNQPLLILAALVTVYLVLGMLYESLIHPLTIISTLPSAGGGALLALIFFGQQFTIIALIGVLLLVGIVKKNAILMIDFALAERRATGASARDAIFRACLLRFRPIMMTTMAALFGAVPLALGHGNGAEMRQPLGVAIVGGLVVSQILTLYTTPVVYLYMDRLGEWGRSLWRRRHPAVSPASPALPANQPS encoded by the coding sequence ATGACCATCTCGGAACCATTCATCCGGCGGCCCATCGCCACGACTCTGCTGACCATCGGCGTCGCCCTGGCCGGCATCCTCGCCTACAATCTCCTGCCGGTGTCGCCCCTGCCGCAGGTGGATTACCCGTCCGTGTCGGTCTCCGCCAACCTGCCCGGCGCCAGTCCCGAGACGATGGCCTCGACCGTCGCCACGCCCCTCGAGCGCGCCCTCGGCCGCATCGCGGGGGTGAACGAGATGACTTCCTCCAGTTCGCTGGGCTCGACCAACATCAACCTGCAGTTCGACCTCAACCGCGACATCGACGGCGCCGCCCGCGACGTACAGGCCGCGATCAACGCCGCCCGCAGCCTGCTGCCCACCGGCCTGCCGAGCAACCCCGTCTACCGCAAGTCCAACAGCGCGGAGTCCCCCATGGTGATCTTCAGCCTGACCTCCGCGACCATGTCGCAGGGGGAAATGTATGACGCCGCCTCCACCATTCTTGCCCAGACCCTCGCGCAGGTCGACGGCGTCGGCCAGGTCGATGTCGGCGGCAGCTCGCTGCCGGCCGTGCGCGTCGAGCTCAACCCCACCGTGCTCAACCGCTATGGCATCCCCACGGCCACGGTGCGCGCCGCGATCGCCTCCACGAACGCCAACCGCCCCAAGGGCTCCCTCGACGGCTCCAACCGGCACTGGCAGATCGCCGCCAACGACCAGGCGAAAAAGGCGGCCGACTACATGCCGATCATCGTCGCCTACCGCAAAGGTGCGGCCGTGCGCCTCGGCGACATCGCGACCGTCACCGATTCCGTACAGGATTTGCGCAACGCCGGCATGTCGGATGGCAGGCCGGCCGTGCTGGTCCTCGTCCGCCGCCAGCCGGGCGCGAACGTCATCGCCACCGCCGACCGCGTGAAGGCCCTGCTGCCGGTCCTGCGGGCCTCGATCCCCGCCAGCATCAACATCGATATCTCCGTCGACACCACCACGTCCATCCGCGCCTCGGTGCGGGACGTGGAGCGCACGCTCCTCATCTCGGTGTCCCTTGTGATCCTGGTCGTGTTTCTCTTCCTCCGCCGCTGGCGCGCGGCGGTCATCCCCGCCGTGGCTGTGCCCGTGTCCCTGATCGGCACCTTCGGCATCATGTATCTGTGCGGCTACAGCCTGGACAACCTCTCGCTCATGGCGCTGACCATCGCCACCGGCTTCGTCGTCGACGACGCCGTGGTTGTGCTGGAAAACGTCTCCCGCCACATCGAAGCGGGCATGAAGCCCCTCGCCGCCGCGCTGCAGGGCGCACGCGAGGTCGGCTTCACCGTGCTGTCGATGAGCATCTCGCTCTGCGCCGTGTTCGTGCCGATCCTCCTGATGGGCGGCATCATCGGCCGGCTGTTCCGCGAATTCGCCGTGACGCTCTCGACCGCCATCCTCGTCTCCCTCGTGGTCTCCCTTTCCACCACGCCCATGATGTGCGCCCGGGTGCTGCAGCCGGCGGGCGAAAACCCACCGGGCCGCTTCTCCCGTTACATCGAGGAGCTTTTCAACCGCCTGCTGGGCTTTTATGAACGCACCCTCCGGTGGTCGCTGCGGCATCACCGCCTCATGCTCTTTAGCCTGCTCGTCACCGTCGGCCTGAATGTCTGGCTCTATGTCATCATTCCCAAGGGCCTGATGCCCCAGCAGGACACCGGCCGCATCTCGGGCAGCCTCATCGCCGACCAGAGCATCTCCTTCCAGGCGATGAAGGCCAAGCTGTCCGATTACGTGGCCATCGTGAAGGCCGACCCCGACGTGGAGCACGTCGTCGCCTTCACGGGCGGCGGCCAGCGCAACAACGCCTTCTTCTTCGTGAACCTGAAGCCGCTGGGCATCCGCCTGCTCTCCGCCGACCTCGTCATCGCCCGGCTGCGACGCAAGCTGGCGCACATGCCCGGCGCCACGCTCTTCCTGCAGGCCAACCAGGATGTGCGCATCGGCTCCCACCGCACGAACGCCCAGTATCAATACACGCTCAGCGCCGATGACCTGGCGGAACTCCGTGACTGGGAGCCGCGCATCCGGACCGCCCTGAGCGCGCTGCCCGAGATCGTCGACGTCAGCACCGACGCCCAGGACCTCGGCCTGCAAACCTCGCTCGTGATCGACCGCAACGCCGCGGCGCGCCTCGGGGTCAGCATCGCCACGCTCGACTCCACCCTCAACGACCTCTTCGGCCAGCGGCAGGTCTCGACCATCTACAACCCGCTCAACCAATACCATGTGGTGATGGAGGTGTCCCCGGAGTATTGGCAGAGCCCCACCGAACTGGACAACACCTACGTCGCCTCCACCACCGGCAAGCTCGTGCCGCTCTCGGCCCTGGCTCACTGGCAGCCGACCAACACCTCCCTCGCGGTCAACCATGTGAGCCAGTTCGTGTCGACCACCGTCTCGTTCAACCTCCCGCCGGGCGGCTCGCTCTCCGCCGCCGCCAAGGCCGTGGAAAACGCCCTCGCCCGGATCGGCGTCCCCTCGACCATCCACGGCAGCTTCCAAGGCACGGCCCAGGCCTATCAGGACGCCATCGGCAACCAGCCCCTCCTCATCCTCGCGGCCCTCGTCACGGTCTATCTCGTGCTCGGCATGCTCTACGAAAGCCTGATCCATCCCCTGACCATCATCTCGACGCTGCCCTCGGCCGGCGGCGGCGCGCTGCTCGCGCTGATCTTCTTCGGCCAGCAGTTCACCATCATCGCCCTGATCGGCGTGCTCCTGCTCGTCGGCATCGTGAAGAAGAACGCGATCCTCATGATCGACTTCGCCCTCGCCGAGCGGCGTGCGACCGGCGCCTCGGCCCGCGACGCGATCTTCCGCGCCTGCCTGCTGCGCTTCCGCCCGATCATGATGACCACCATGGCGGCCCTGTTCGGCGCCGTGCCGCTGGCCCTCGGCCACGGCAACGGCGCGGAGATGCGGCAGCCGCTCGGCGTCGCCATTGTCGGCGGACTGGTCGTCAGCCAGATCCTCACCCTCTACACCACGCCGGTGGTCTATCTCTACATGGACCGCCTGGGCGAGTGGGGCCGCAGCCTGTGGCGCCGCCGGCACCCGGCCGTCTCCCCCGCTTCCCCGGCCTTGCCCGCCAACCAGCCCTCTTGA